TACAGCCTCTCTCACCATATCCAAATTCTCAACTTCTACTTCAATTTTTCTTACAAAAGGGGCATAAGCTTTAGCTAAATTTATAGCTTTAGCAACTCCACCAGCAGCCTGAATATGATTATCTTTTAGTAGAATTCCATCAGATAAGTTATATCTGTGATTGTGACCTCCACCCACTTTTACAGCATATTTATCAAAGATTCTCATATTAGGAGTAGTCTTTCTAGTATCGAGTAACTTAATTCCACTTTCTTCCAATAATTTTACCATACTATGTGTATAAGTTGCAATACCACTCATATGTTGTAAGTAGTTTAAAGCTGTTCTCTCCCCTGTTAATAAAACTCTAATATCTGAAATTATCTCTCCTATAATATTTCCTTTCTTTACAATATCTCCATCTTTATAGTTGATATTGAATTGAACCTCATTACTCAAAAGCTCAAAAGTTCTTTTAAAAACCTCTATTCCTGCCAAAATTCCATCCTGTTTACAAATCAATGTAAATTTTCCCAAAGTTCTATCCTTGATGATAGAATTAGTAGTTATATCCTCATTGGGAACATCCTCTTTCAGTGCCATAATTATCAAATCATCTACATTTATCTTATTAGTTACTAAATCCATTCCTACTCTCCTTCATTCTCTTATCCTTTTCTATTGCTATAAATAGCTCCTCTTTTAACTCTTCAAAAGATAGCTCTCTACTCTCCACTTTTTCATCAATACTGTGTTGATAAAACTCCTCTTTTAGCAATCTCTCATTTATATCCAAAGCTGCTCTCTCACTAAAAACTAGACTCTCCAATAAAGAGTTACTTGCTAATCTATTAGCTCCATGTACACCATTACAACTAGTCTCTCCCACTGCATAGAGATTTTTCATAGATGTAGAACTTTTTAAATCCACCTCTATTCCCCCCATAAAATAGTGTTGAGCTGGAACTACTGGTATACACTCTTTCTCTGGGTCATATCCTTCTTCTAAACACCTTTTAACAATGTTAGGAAAACGTTCCTTGATATCTATACCCTTTTTCATAATCGGTCTCATATCAAGCCATACAGACTTTCCACCATCTTTTTTCATCTGTTCCAATATAGCTTTTGTTACAACATCTCTAGGTTGTAATTCATCTGTAAATCTTTCATATTTTTGATTGTATAAGAGGGCACCTTCACCTCTTACAGATTCAGAAATAAGAAATCTTCTCCCCTTCTTCTCAGAATAAAGTGTAGTTGGGTGTATCTGTATATAGCTAATATCCTTTATTTTTATATCATGTTTTAAAGCAATTCCTAAAGAATCTCCAGTTAGATGTGGAAAGTTAGTTGAATTCTCAAATATTCCTCCTATTCCTCCAGTTGCCAAAACAACCATTTTAGAATAGATATTGAATATCTTTTCATTTGAATCTTTTACTACTATTCCTTCACAATTATTATTATTATTGATAATATCCAACATACTTGTTTTTTCTACTATTTCAATATTCTCTCTTCTCTTTACCTGAGCTAATAGTTTGCTTGTAATCTCCTCACCTGTTATATCCTCATGATAGAGTATTCTCTCCTTAGAATGTGCTCCTTCTCTAGTAAATAGAAGCTTTCCATCTTTTGAATTAAAATCTACACCATAATCAATCAATTCCCTTATAATATCTTGAGATGAATTTATCATCACCTCAACAGATTTTTTATTATTTTCATAGTGCCCCGCTTTTAAAGTATCTTCAAAAAAGCTTGAAAAATCATCTTTTTCTTTCAATACACATATTCCACCTTGAGCTAAAAAAGAGTCACTCTCCTCTAATTTCTCTTTAGTAATTAGCAGTATCCTTAAGTTTGATGAGAGGTGCAAAGCTGTAAAACAACCTGAAACACCTGTCCCCACAACAATAACATCATATTCTCTCTTCATCTTTATCTCCCTAATTGTAACATTTTTTTCAAAGGTTTTATTGCCTCTACCTGTATATTACTCTCTATAATAATCTCATTGTCCTCTTCACTCAATGTTTTGTATATATTATCTAAAGTAATTTTTTTCATATCTAAACACTCCATCTTAGGTTCTGGATAATAGAATTTTTTATCTGGATTTCCACTCTCCAATTCATATAAAATACCTAATTCAGTGCAGATTATAAACTCACTATTCTCACTTTTATTTACATAGTTGATAATTCCAGATGTACTCCCTACAAAGTCACCTAGCTGTACTACCTCATCTCTACACTCTGGATGAATTAATACCTTAGCCTGAGGATATCTCTCTTTCAATAGTTCTACATCCTCTTTTAACAGAGTATGGTGTATTGGACAATATCCGTCATTTAAAATAATATTTTTATCTTTAACCTTAGTGGCTACATAACTTCCTAGATGCTTATCAGGAATAAAAAACACATTCCTATTCTCTAACTTTTCAACAATTTTAACTGCATTAGCTGATGTTACACATATATCACTCTTACTTTTTATCTCAGCTGTTGAATTTACATAACATACTACAGCCAAGTCATCATATTTCTTTCTCATCTCATCAATCTGCTTTAAAGTGACCATATGAGCCATAGGACAATCAGAATTCATATCTGGAATTAAAATCTTTTTATTGGGATTTAATAATTTAACACTCTCTCCCATAAAATATACTCCACACATTATTATAATATCCTCTTTTAGTTCTTGTGCTTTTTCACTTAAATAGTATGAATCACCAATGTAATCAGCCACCTCTTGAACTTCATTTCTAGTGTAGTAATGTGCTAGTATTACTGCATTTTTCTCTTTCTTCAACTTATTTATCTCATCTTTTATATTCATCTTTCCTCCTGTACACAATATGTAAAGACAGTTGTCTTGTCAGTTAAAAGTATAGCAAATTAAATTAGTAATTTCAAGTTTTTAGTTAAATAAATAAAAAAGGGGCTGTTGCAAACTTAATAGCCATATGTTTTAAAATTAGCTAAAGAGATTTTTTAATCTCTTTGGCTTTTTTATTTTTAAAATAAAAAAGGTATAAAGTACTCGAAATTTTTTCAAATTTCTAATACAATATACCTATGCAAAAACTAATTAATAATAGCATGTATTTTAATTTAATTCAACCTAAAATTTTTAATTTTTTACAATATCACATTCCTGAGGATGATTCTGTAAGAAAACTTAGCGCCATTTTGGAGGAAATGGACTTTTCTAAACTTTTGCAAGCATTTTCTTACAAAACAAAGGTTCATCCAATTAGAATGTTCGCCATTATTCTATATGCCTATTCTAGAGGTAT
This portion of the Fusobacterium sp. SYSU M8D902 genome encodes:
- a CDS encoding L-aspartate oxidase; amino-acid sequence: MKREYDVIVVGTGVSGCFTALHLSSNLRILLITKEKLEESDSFLAQGGICVLKEKDDFSSFFEDTLKAGHYENNKKSVEVMINSSQDIIRELIDYGVDFNSKDGKLLFTREGAHSKERILYHEDITGEEITSKLLAQVKRRENIEIVEKTSMLDIINNNNNCEGIVVKDSNEKIFNIYSKMVVLATGGIGGIFENSTNFPHLTGDSLGIALKHDIKIKDISYIQIHPTTLYSEKKGRRFLISESVRGEGALLYNQKYERFTDELQPRDVVTKAILEQMKKDGGKSVWLDMRPIMKKGIDIKERFPNIVKRCLEEGYDPEKECIPVVPAQHYFMGGIEVDLKSSTSMKNLYAVGETSCNGVHGANRLASNSLLESLVFSERAALDINERLLKEEFYQHSIDEKVESRELSFEELKEELFIAIEKDKRMKESRNGFSN
- the nadC gene encoding carboxylating nicotinate-nucleotide diphosphorylase, which produces MDLVTNKINVDDLIIMALKEDVPNEDITTNSIIKDRTLGKFTLICKQDGILAGIEVFKRTFELLSNEVQFNINYKDGDIVKKGNIIGEIISDIRVLLTGERTALNYLQHMSGIATYTHSMVKLLEESGIKLLDTRKTTPNMRIFDKYAVKVGGGHNHRYNLSDGILLKDNHIQAAGGVAKAINLAKAYAPFVRKIEVEVENLDMVREAVQAKADIIMLDNMAPDMIREAVKIIDGRAEIECSGNITKENIEKLKGIKIDYISSGALTHSAPILDFSLKNLQLL
- the nadA gene encoding quinolinate synthase NadA, with the translated sequence MKDEINKLKKEKNAVILAHYYTRNEVQEVADYIGDSYYLSEKAQELKEDIIIMCGVYFMGESVKLLNPNKKILIPDMNSDCPMAHMVTLKQIDEMRKKYDDLAVVCYVNSTAEIKSKSDICVTSANAVKIVEKLENRNVFFIPDKHLGSYVATKVKDKNIILNDGYCPIHHTLLKEDVELLKERYPQAKVLIHPECRDEVVQLGDFVGSTSGIINYVNKSENSEFIICTELGILYELESGNPDKKFYYPEPKMECLDMKKITLDNIYKTLSEEDNEIIIESNIQVEAIKPLKKMLQLGR